The following coding sequences lie in one Porphyromonas asaccharolytica DSM 20707 genomic window:
- a CDS encoding HmuY family protein, whose amino-acid sequence MNKTKCILALISALVLSLAIVSCGNNKPNAPSSKNKKTYTQSRRCKGELGKDWIYFSFATGKEVPGIDETNFKERTDWDIAIHSFYFRANCGTSGKGKGGALMTNQTKLSAVKEAPTKGYIVDEAITIWGWKGELIKAEVSGNPELNKMIEFSGPPPKYTPSDNVFIIRTADGKYAKVKMISYIDDSGKSGIVSFDYVYQPDGSTKLD is encoded by the coding sequence ATGAACAAAACAAAATGCATTCTCGCACTGATCAGTGCTCTGGTGCTGTCATTGGCCATCGTCTCCTGCGGAAACAACAAGCCAAACGCACCATCCTCAAAAAACAAAAAGACCTACACGCAGAGCCGACGTTGCAAAGGAGAGCTCGGGAAAGACTGGATCTACTTCAGCTTCGCCACTGGCAAAGAGGTGCCCGGAATTGACGAAACCAACTTCAAGGAACGTACCGACTGGGACATTGCGATCCACTCATTTTACTTCCGAGCCAACTGCGGCACATCCGGCAAAGGCAAAGGAGGGGCTCTCATGACCAATCAGACAAAACTATCCGCAGTGAAAGAAGCCCCCACCAAAGGCTACATCGTGGACGAAGCAATCACCATATGGGGCTGGAAAGGCGAACTGATCAAAGCCGAAGTATCCGGCAACCCCGAGCTCAACAAAATGATCGAATTCAGTGGTCCACCCCCAAAATACACTCCCTCGGACAATGTATTCATCATCCGAACAGCCGACGGGAAATACGCCAAAGTCAAGATGATTAGCTACATAGACGACAGTGGCAAGAGCGGTATCGTCTCCTTTGACTACGTCTACCAACCCGACGGCTCCACCAAGCTAGACTAG